The following proteins are co-located in the Apium graveolens cultivar Ventura chromosome 5, ASM990537v1, whole genome shotgun sequence genome:
- the LOC141723637 gene encoding uncharacterized protein LOC141723637, protein MAGRRCFYGGSDGSNTTSSSLLFNTQRPESFFLSAPSSSLLGSKSMVSFQDGKRKSPYEGFFMRSYDEDEIGDEEYDEYFQQPEKKRRLKADQIQFLEKSFETENKLEPERKVQLAKELGLQPRQVAIWFQNRRARWKTKTLEKDYDVLQNSYNSLKANYDNLLAEKEKLKAEVLDLTDKLLLKEDKGSKTVVSDKQTVSAAFQQERVSYDVSVGEVLSNSVMDCKQDHNLVRSDAVDSDSPRYSDEVYSSLMEPVDCSYVLEPAQSDISQDEEDNMGSNLFLPSYYVFSRTEDGSYSDPSPNSSYFGFPVEEDHTFGFWGTEL, encoded by the exons atggCGGGTCGGAGGTGTTTTTATGGTGGCTCTGATGGATCCAATACGACATCGTCTAGCCTCTTGTTTAATACTCAAAGACCCGAGTCTTTCTTTCTTTCTGCACCCTCTTCTTCTCTTCTTG GTTCAAAATCCATGGTGAGCTTCCAAGATGGTAAGCGAAAAAGTCCTTACGAGGGGTTCTTTATGCGGTCATATGACGAAGATGAAATTGGGGATGAAGAATATGACGAGTACTTTCAGCAGCCTGAGAAGAAGAGGAGGCTTAAGGCTGATCAAATCCAATTTCTAGAGAAAAGTTTCGAGACCGAGAACAAGCTCGAACCTGAAAGAAAAGTTCAGCTTGCAAAAGAACTCGGCTTGCAGCCGCGACAGGTTGCGATATGGTTTCAGAACCGTCGAGCACGGTGGAAGACCAAAACGCTAGAGAAAGATTATGACGTGTTGCAAAATAGTTATAACAGCCTTAAGGCTAATTACGACAATCTCCTTGCAGAGAAAGAAAAACTCAAAGCCGAG GTTCTCGACCTGACAGACAAGCTGCTTCTCAAAGAAGACAAGGGAAGCAAGACAGTAGTATCTGATAAGCAAACGGTGTCTGCAGCATTCCAACAAGAACGTGTTAGTTATGACGTTTCTGTGGGTGAAGTACTCAGTAACTCAGTTATGGATTGCAAGCAAGATCATAACTTGGTGAGAAGTGATGCAGTTGACTCGGACAGTCCACGTTACAGTGATGAAGTCTACTCCAGTCTAATGGAGCCAGTGGATTGCTCTTATGTTTTGGAACCCGCTCAGTCGGACATATCTCAAGATGAAGAAGATAACATGGGAAGTAATTTATTTCTTCCATCATATTATGTTTTCTCAAGGACTGAAGACGGTAGTTACTCCGACCCGTCTCCAAACTCTTCTTACTTTGGCTTCCCAGTTGAAGAGGATCATACATTTGGCTTTTGGGGTACAGAGTTATAG